The window CATCCTGTACCACGACTGGGAGGCGGGCACCTACGACGAGAAGTGGTCGATCTCGTACGACGAGCGCTGCATCCAGTACGCCCGCGACCGCTTCGAGGCGGTCGCGCCGACCGACGGGCAGCCGTACGATCACGCGCTCGAACTCGGCTCCGGCACCGGCTTCTTCCTGCTCAACCTCATGCAGTCCGGCCTGGCCAAGCGCGGCTCGGTGACCGACATCAGCCCCGGCATGGTCGAGGTCGCCACCCGGAACGCGAAGAACCTCGGGCTGGACGTGGACGGCCGGGTCGCGGACGCCGAGTCGATCCCGTACGAGGACGAGACGTTCGACCTCGTCGTGGGGCACGCGGTGCTGCACCACATCCCGGACGTCGAGCTGTCACTCAAGGAGTGCATGCGGGTGCTCAAGCCCGGCGGCCGGTTCGTGTTCGCCGGTGAGCCGACGAAGTACGGCGACGTCGTGGCGCGCAAGCTGTCGCAGCTGACCTGGTTCGCGACGACGAACGTCACGAAGCTGCCTGCGCTCTCCGGCTGGCGGCGCCCGCAGGCGGAGCTGGACGAGTCGTCCCGCGCCGCCGAACTCGAAGCCGTCGTCGACCTGCACACGTTCGCGCCGGACGAGCTTCGCGCGCTCGCCCAGCGGGTCGGCGCCGTCGACGTGAACGTGGTGACCGAGGAGCTGACCGCGTCCTGGTTCGGGTGGCCGGTGCGGACGTTCGAGTGCGCGGTGCCGCGCGAGCGTCTCGGCTGGAACTGGGCGATGTTCGCATACAAGGGCTGGATGCGGCTCGCGGCGCTGGACAAGGACGTCTTCAGCAAGGTCGTTCCGGAGGGGCTGTTCTACAACGCCCTGGTCACCGGCGTGAAGCCGGCGTAGGCGACCTTCTCGCGCGGCTCGCTCCCGCTTCTGCGGGAGTGAACCGCGAGCGCCGCGCCCGCGGCGGTCGTCGCGGGGATCGCCGTGCCGGGCGGGGCGGCTCGCCAACCCGCGCGCCAGAGCTGGACCAGGCTCGCGCGCCGGGAGTGCCTGCGGCGGCGCGCCTGGAGCGCCCGGCTCCAGTGGCCGATCCGGCGGCTACCCGGCTCTTCGACGTAGCGGTGCAGCGTCCAGGCCAGTCCCACCGCCGCGACGGCGACGACCGCGAGCACGACCCAGCGGTTGAGGCCGAGGTGCACGTTGCCGATCGTCAGCAGCGTGTACCCGATGTTCTCGTGCACCAGGTACAGCGGGTAGGTCAGCGCACCGAGGATCGCGACCCGCGCAGCGCCCGGCACCGTCACACCGGCCGCCAGCGCGGCGAACGCGGCGAACGTCACGGCGAGGACCCCGACGACGACGCCGCCCGAGAACGTCACGCCGTACTTGGCGGTCAGCGAGTCGGCGAACGCCACCCCGAGCACCATCGCCCACGCGCAGGACACCACGGTCAGCACGAGCGCGGCCGCCCGCTGGCGACGGCCGAGGTCCGCGCCGGGGCCCTCCTTGGCGAGCAGCGCGAAACCGACGCCCGCGGCGAAGTACGGTGCCCAGTCCGGGACGAAGACCCGCGACCATCCGGTCGAGAGCGGCCAGGCGTGGTGGACGAACGACACTGCGAGCCACGCCCCGACGCCGACCAGCACCCGGTTCACGGTCAGCCCGACGACCGTGCCGACTGCGACCAGCCCGTAGAACGCCAGCTCGACGAGGAGCGTCCAGTAGACACCGTCGACGTACGTCACGCCGAACGCCTCGCTGCCCATCGTCAGATTCGCCGCCCACTGCCCGAACGTGACCGGGAACCGGTCACCGGGCAGCACCGTCACCACGACCGCGGTGAGCGTGCACGCCACCCAGAACGTCGGGTACAGGCGCCCGGCGCGGTTGAGCAGGAACGTGCCCGGCGACCGGCCCCAGGCGCTGCGCAGGATGACGAACCCGCTGATCACGAAGAAGACGTCGACACCGAGGTAGCCGTAGCGGAACAGCGTGGCGACACCCTCGAACCCGGTCGTGGCAAGCGGGTTCCCGCCGGTGGACGACCGGAACAGCCAGTGGAACGCGACCACCGCCGCGGCGGCGAGGAAGCGGAGGACGTCCAGTTCGTGGCAACGCCGTAGGCGACGGGTGTCTGCGGGGAACGTGGTGCCGGGATGCTGCCGTGGTTCGGCATGGGATGTCGAGCTCACCGCTCCCAGGTATCCACGGAAACTTATGAGTGAACGAAGGGGTTGAGAGGGTAAGGAACTCCGACCTGCGAATCGGGTCAGCATTTGGACCCCGAAGCATGGGATTCACAGCTGTCCCCTACCCTGGCGGCGCCGAGCGTCTGCGTGCGGCGACCGGTGGAGGAGAGCGGGATGACGTATCCACAGGACCCGCAAGGGTGGCAGCAGCCCGGCGGCTACGACCCGAACGGTGCGGGGTACGGAGATCCGTACGCCCAGCCGGGTGGGTACCAGCCCACGTACGACCCGACGAGTGGCCAGCCGCAACCGCCCCCGGGCAGCCCACCGCCGGGCAGTCCGTTACCGCCCGGCTACGAGTACCAGCAGCCCGGTTATCCGACCTCCGGCTATCCGGAGCCGACGTCGGGTTATCCCGGCGCGCCGACCTCCGGCTACCCGACCTCGGGATATCCGCCGGGTTACCCCGGTGCGCCGACGTCCGGGTATCCGGCGGCCGGCTACGGCACGCCCGGCTACGGCACCGGGTTCCCGGCGGTGCCCCCGCCGAAGCAGAGCAAGACCGGTCTCATCCTGGGGATCGTGGCCGGCGTCGTCGTGCTGCTCGTGATCGTCGTCTCGCTCGGCGTCTGGGCTTTCTCGTCCGGCGAAGAGCCGGAGCCGGATCCCACGACGTCGCAGGCGCTGCCGTCCCCGACCGCGTCGCCGTCGCCGTCCGACCCGCCGCTGCTGATTCAGTTCCAGGATCCCGACCTGCGGGAGTTCGCGCGACGGGCGGCCGCGAAGGCCGACCGGTGCGAGGTGATCACGACCTCGATCCCCGCGGGCAACAACGCCGCCGAGGCGCTGAAGTGCATCTACGGGTCGCAGTACCAGATCTACTTCCTTCGCTACAAGACGCTCGCCGACCGCGACTCGTACGCCCAGTCAGCCCGAACCGGCTTCTCCGACGACTCGCTCGTCGTCGACGGCGACACGTTCTGGACCGATGACAAGCAGGCCCGGCAGGGCAACTTCATCACCGGGCGCAGCGCGACGGACAACGGCCGGTACATCTACTGGGACGTCCCGGGCAAAGCGGTGTCCGGCGAGATCTATACGTCGGGTACCGACGCGGCCACCATCGACGCGTTCTGGAGGACGGTTCGCTAAGTTACCGACGTGTTCAAGCGCTCTGTTGACCGTTCCGGCCCTGCTCAGGCGCGGTTTCTGACGCTGGCGTCGCTGCGCTGGGTCGTCCGTAACCGCGCCTGGACACCGTGGTACCTGATCCGGTACTGGCGGTTCTTCTGGCTCAAGGTGACCAAGCCGCACATCGTCACCGAAGGGTTTGTGTTCCTCGGGCCGCGCGTCCACCTGCACGCGCGGAAGGGCTACGGGCGGCTGGTCCTCGGCAAGTGGGTGCACATCGGCGGCGGCAACGCGCTGCGGGCGCACGAGGGGACGCTGCGGGTCGGCGACAAGTGTGTGTTCGGCAAGGACAACACCGTCAACTGCTACCTGGACATCGAGTTCGGGGCGGCGACGATCGTGGCCGACTGGGTCTACGTCTGCGACTTCGACCACGTGTACTCGGACATCAACGTTCCGATCAAGGATCAGGGCATCGTGAAGACGCCGGTCCGGATCGGTCCGGACTGCTGGCTCGGCACCAAGGTGACCGTCCTCCGTGGGGTGACGATCGGCCGGGGCTGCGTGCTCGCCGCGCACACGGTCGTCAACAAGGACATCCCCGATCACTCGGTCGTCGTCGGGGTGCCCGCGCGGGTGGTCAAGAATCGCGTCGAGGAGTACGAGCGGGCGGCCGAGAAGCGCGCCGCGCTGGAGGACATCGCGCGCAAACAGCGCGAGGCGGCGTTGCGTGAGACTACTCCCGCTGTTTCGTGAACACCGCTCGCGGAATGTCACCCCGTGACGGGTTACCCGCGAGTAGGGTCTCGCGTATCGACACAGCGTCGTTCGACTGGCAGCTCGACGAGGAGGAGCCCGACCGATGAATGCGCCTGGTGAAGCCGGTACCGAGTTGGAAGGCCACGGCGGCGATCTCGCGCTCGCGGCGCTGCGAGCCCGGGGCGTCGAGGCGATGTTCACGCTCTCCGGTGGCCACGTCTTCCCCCTCTACGACGCCGCGCACACCACCGGCTTCCGGTTGGTCGACGTCCGGCACGAGCAGAGCGCGGTGTTCGCCGCCGAGGCCACCGCGAAACTGACCCGTCGTCCGGGCCTGGCCGTGCTCACCGCGGGGCCGGGCGTCACCAACGGCGTCTCGGGCGTCACGTCGGCGAAGTTCAACGGCTCGCCGGTCGTCGTCCTCGGGGGCCGGGCGCCGCAGGCGCGGTGGGGCGCCGGGTCGCTCCAGGAGTTCGACCACGTGCCGGTGCTCGCGCCGATCACGAAGCACTCCGCGACCGTCACCGACGTGAGCCGGATGGCCGCCGACGTCGGCGCCGCCGCCGACCTGGCACTGGCCCCGCACCGCGGCCCGGTCTTCCTCGACCTGCCGATGGACGTCGTCTTCTCCCGGGCGACGTCCCGGATCGAGGCCCCCGCGGTCCCGGCCGCGCTCGAGCCCGACCCGGACGAGGTCGCGAAGGCCGCAGCGCTGATCGCCGGTGCGGAGCGTCCGGTGCTGATCGCGGGCTCCGACGTCTACGCCGGCTCGGCCGAGCTCGCGCTGGTCGCGGCGGCCGAGGCGCTGCGCGTCCCGGTGTTCATGAACGGTCAGGGCCGCGGCTGCATCCCGGCCGACCACCCGCTGGCCTTCGCCCGGGTACGCGGCAAGGCGTTCAAGACCTCCGACGTGGTGGTCGTGGTCGGCACGCCGCTGGACTTCCGGCTCGCGTTCGGGTCGTTCGGCGACGCGCAGGTCGTGCACGTCGTCGACGCGCCGACGCAGAAGGCCGGGCACGTGACGCCTGCCGCCGCGCCGGTCGGCGACCTGGCGACGATCCTCACCGCGTTCGCGAACCACAGTGGCCCGCGCAAGGACCACGAGTCCTGGATCGCCTCGCTGCGCGACCTGGAGGACGCCGCCCGGACGTCCGAGCTCGACGTGCTGCGGGCCGACACCGACCCGATCAAGCCCGCCCGGATCTACGGCGAGCTGCGTTCGGTGCTCGACCGGGACGCGGTCGTGATCTGCGACGGTGGTGACTTCGTCTCGTACGGCGGGCGGTACCTCGACTCGTACACGCCGGGCTGCTGGCTGGACCCGGGGCCGTACGGCTGCCTCGGCACCGGCGCCGGGTACGCGATCGGTGCGCGGGTCGCGCGTCCGGACGCGCAGATCTGCGTGCTGTTCGGCGACGGCGCGGCCGGGTTCTCGCTGATGGACGTCGAGTCGCTGGTGCGGCAGCAGTTGCCGGTCGTCATGGTCGTGGGGAACAACGGCATCTGGGGGCTGGAGAAGCACCCGATGCAGCTCGTCTACGGCTACGACGTCGCGGCCGACCTGCAGCCCGGTCTGCGCTACGACGACGTGGTGAGCGCGCTCGGCGGGGCGGGGGAGACCGTCGAGAAGCCCGGTGACCTCGGTCCGGCGCTGCGCCGGGCGTTCGACGCGGGCGTCCCGTATCTCGTCAACGTCCTCACCGACCCGGCAGACGCCTACCCCCGCTCGTCCAACCTCGCCTGAAAAAAGTTTGAGGCGGCTGTCGTAGGGCGACGTCGGGGTTCGTAGGGAGGGTGACAGACACCCTACGAACCCCACGGAGCTCCCGATGAAGCTCAGCGTCAACATCTTCCTCACGCTCGACGGTGTCATGCAGGGCCCGGGCGGCCGCGAGGAAGACACCTCCGGCGGCTTCGACCACGGCGGCTGGGTGGTGCCGCACTTCGACGAGCGTCTCGGCCAGATCGTCGACGAATACTTCCAGCAGGCCGACGCGTTCCTGTACGGCCGCGGCACCTACCAGATCATGGCGGCGCACTGGCCGACGGTCACCGACACCGACGACCCGGTCGCGACGAAGTTCAACGCGTACCCCAAGTACGTGGTGTCGAACTCGCTCACCGACGCCGAGGCGAGCTGGGAGCACAGCACCGTGCTGCGCGGCGACGCGCTGGCGGCGATCCGTGACCTCAAGAAGCAGCCCGGCAACGAACTCCAGGTGCACGGCTGCTGGCAACTCGCCCGGTCGCTGCACGCGGCCGGCCTGATCGACGTCTACCGCCTGCTCGTGTTCCCGGTCGTCGTCGGCTCGGGGAAGCGCCTGTTCGACGCGGACGGGCCGGCGTCCGGCTACCGCACGGTGAGCGCGGAGACGACGCCCGCAGGGGTCACGTCGCTCGTCCTGGAGCCGGTACCGTTCAGCGCCGGCGACTTCAACTGACCGGAGGAGTAGACGTCATGGCACAGCAATACATGCTCTCCGTCCACCACCGCGGTGGGTTTCCGACCGACGTGGACCCCGAGGAGATGCAGGCGCAGTTCGCCGCCGTCGACGCGTTCAACCGCGAGATCACCGAGGCCGGGATCTGGGTCTTCGGCGGCGGTCTGATGCCGCCGGACACCGCGACCGTCGTCGACGGCCGGGGCGCGGAGACGGTGCTGGTCGACGGGCCGTTCGCCGAGACCAAGGAAGTCCTCGGTGGCTTCTGGGTGATCACCGCTGCCAACCTCGACGAGGCCCTGCGCTGGGCGTCCCAGGCCTCGAAGGCGTGCGCCAACCCGGTCGAGGTCCGTCCGTTCCAGCCTGAGGAATGACCACATCCGCGGCGGATGCCGAGGTGGACCGGATCGTCCGGGCCGAGTACGCGCGAGTAGTGGCCACGCTGGTGCGCCGCTTCGGTGACGTCGACGTTGCCGAGGAGGCGGCCGCCGAGGCCCTACTCGTCGCGGTGCGGACCTGGCGCCGGGACGGCCTGCCCCCGAACCCGGGCGGCTGGCTCGTGACGACGGCGGGCAACCGGGCCATCGACCGGATCCGCCGTGACTCCGCTCGGCACGCCCGGCAGAAGGAGGCCGCCGTGCTCACTCCCGAGGAGGCGCCCGACCCGCTCGGCGCCGTCGACGACGATCGGCTCCGGCTGATCTTCATGTGCTGCCACCCGGCGCTGGCCGTGGAGGCTCGGGTGGCGCTCACGCTCCGGTTGGTCGCCGGGCTGTCGATGGCCGAGATCGCGAGCGCGTTCGT is drawn from Cryptosporangium aurantiacum and contains these coding sequences:
- a CDS encoding acyltransferase family protein is translated as MSSTSHAEPRQHPGTTFPADTRRLRRCHELDVLRFLAAAAVVAFHWLFRSSTGGNPLATTGFEGVATLFRYGYLGVDVFFVISGFVILRSAWGRSPGTFLLNRAGRLYPTFWVACTLTAVVVTVLPGDRFPVTFGQWAANLTMGSEAFGVTYVDGVYWTLLVELAFYGLVAVGTVVGLTVNRVLVGVGAWLAVSFVHHAWPLSTGWSRVFVPDWAPYFAAGVGFALLAKEGPGADLGRRQRAAALVLTVVSCAWAMVLGVAFADSLTAKYGVTFSGGVVVGVLAVTFAAFAALAAGVTVPGAARVAILGALTYPLYLVHENIGYTLLTIGNVHLGLNRWVVLAVVAVAAVGLAWTLHRYVEEPGSRRIGHWSRALQARRRRHSRRASLVQLWRAGWRAAPPGTAIPATTAAGAALAVHSRRSGSEPREKVAYAGFTPVTRAL
- a CDS encoding methyltransferase domain-containing protein, translated to MTEVAAAASARLKTQAAKRPATPDEVAAARNDPKQANILYHDWEAGTYDEKWSISYDERCIQYARDRFEAVAPTDGQPYDHALELGSGTGFFLLNLMQSGLAKRGSVTDISPGMVEVATRNAKNLGLDVDGRVADAESIPYEDETFDLVVGHAVLHHIPDVELSLKECMRVLKPGGRFVFAGEPTKYGDVVARKLSQLTWFATTNVTKLPALSGWRRPQAELDESSRAAELEAVVDLHTFAPDELRALAQRVGAVDVNVVTEELTASWFGWPVRTFECAVPRERLGWNWAMFAYKGWMRLAALDKDVFSKVVPEGLFYNALVTGVKPA
- a CDS encoding YciI family protein; the protein is MAQQYMLSVHHRGGFPTDVDPEEMQAQFAAVDAFNREITEAGIWVFGGGLMPPDTATVVDGRGAETVLVDGPFAETKEVLGGFWVITAANLDEALRWASQASKACANPVEVRPFQPEE
- a CDS encoding acyltransferase; its protein translation is MFKRSVDRSGPAQARFLTLASLRWVVRNRAWTPWYLIRYWRFFWLKVTKPHIVTEGFVFLGPRVHLHARKGYGRLVLGKWVHIGGGNALRAHEGTLRVGDKCVFGKDNTVNCYLDIEFGAATIVADWVYVCDFDHVYSDINVPIKDQGIVKTPVRIGPDCWLGTKVTVLRGVTIGRGCVLAAHTVVNKDIPDHSVVVGVPARVVKNRVEEYERAAEKRAALEDIARKQREAALRETTPAVS
- a CDS encoding dihydrofolate reductase family protein; this encodes MKLSVNIFLTLDGVMQGPGGREEDTSGGFDHGGWVVPHFDERLGQIVDEYFQQADAFLYGRGTYQIMAAHWPTVTDTDDPVATKFNAYPKYVVSNSLTDAEASWEHSTVLRGDALAAIRDLKKQPGNELQVHGCWQLARSLHAAGLIDVYRLLVFPVVVGSGKRLFDADGPASGYRTVSAETTPAGVTSLVLEPVPFSAGDFN
- a CDS encoding acetolactate synthase; translated protein: MNAPGEAGTELEGHGGDLALAALRARGVEAMFTLSGGHVFPLYDAAHTTGFRLVDVRHEQSAVFAAEATAKLTRRPGLAVLTAGPGVTNGVSGVTSAKFNGSPVVVLGGRAPQARWGAGSLQEFDHVPVLAPITKHSATVTDVSRMAADVGAAADLALAPHRGPVFLDLPMDVVFSRATSRIEAPAVPAALEPDPDEVAKAAALIAGAERPVLIAGSDVYAGSAELALVAAAEALRVPVFMNGQGRGCIPADHPLAFARVRGKAFKTSDVVVVVGTPLDFRLAFGSFGDAQVVHVVDAPTQKAGHVTPAAAPVGDLATILTAFANHSGPRKDHESWIASLRDLEDAARTSELDVLRADTDPIKPARIYGELRSVLDRDAVVICDGGDFVSYGGRYLDSYTPGCWLDPGPYGCLGTGAGYAIGARVARPDAQICVLFGDGAAGFSLMDVESLVRQQLPVVMVVGNNGIWGLEKHPMQLVYGYDVAADLQPGLRYDDVVSALGGAGETVEKPGDLGPALRRAFDAGVPYLVNVLTDPADAYPRSSNLA